A single Oryza brachyantha chromosome 8, ObraRS2, whole genome shotgun sequence DNA region contains:
- the LOC102721758 gene encoding protein translation factor SUI1 homolog: MSDLDIQIPTAFDPFAEANAGDSGAAAGSKDYVHVRIQQRNGRKSLTTVQGLKKEFSYSKILKDLKKEFCCNGTVVQDPELGQVIQLQGDQRKNVSNFLVQAGIVKKEHIKIHGF, encoded by the exons ATGTCTGATCTCGACATTCAGATCCCAACAGCCTTCG ATCCCTTTGCTGAGGCCAATGCTGGAGACTCTGGTGCTGCTGCAGGATCAAAGGACTACGTTCATGTACGCATCCAGCAACGTAATGGCCGTAAGAGCCTGACCACTGTCCAGGGATTGAAGAAGGAATTCAGCTACAGCAAGATCCTCAAAGATCTCAAGAAAGAGTTTTGCTGCAATGGTACTGTTGTCCAGGACCCAGAGCTTGGCCAG GTCATTCAACTTCAAGGTGATCAGAGGAAGAACGtatcaaattttcttgttcAG GCCGGCATTGTGAAGAAGGAGCACATCAAGATTCATGGTTTCTGA